A region of the Nocardia nova SH22a genome:
GAGCATCTTGATTTCCTCGACGTCGATGACCCACTGGATCTTGTCCTCGAGGCTGCGCTCGGTACTCATTTCGCTCCTGATCGCCGGACCGATGATGGTGCGTGGGCGTCGAGAGTAAACGCCGTCGGCCGGTACTGGATGTCTCGATTCTTGGACACAAAGGCGCCGACTTCCCTGACCGGACCTTCGCGTGATGCGACGGTCCGGCGGGAAAGCGCCTGCCGCACATCCGATGCCGATGACACGTCTGCGGGGCCTTTGTCGTCGTGAGCCTAATCACGACGAATCGCCGATCCAATTGAAAAATGGCGAAGGCGCGATTCGACCGCACCGAAGGCCCGCGATGCGAATCAATTGATCGGCTCCGGGAGGGCCGTGCTGCCGCGAATCTCTTCGGGCCCCGGCGCCGGATTCGATCCGGCGACGAGCGAGGCGAACGCGGCGGCGACGAAGGCGGGAATCGCGAAGGCGTAGAAGTTCCACTGGAAACCGAGATCGGACTCCGCGATCCACCCGCCGATCAGCGGGCCGAGGATGGCGCCCGCACGCGCCAGGCCCATCGCCGCTCCCACCGCGGAGCCACGGCACGAGGCCGGAAAGTGCGCGGCCACATAGCCGTACGTCAGCGACGAGGTCCCGACCGTTCCCAGCCCCGCGCCGGCCACCGCGATCATCAGGACGGCGACATCGAGCGGGCGGCTGAGCGCGAGCAACGACACTCCGCCGACGAGAAACGCGGAGATGATCACGCGCTTGGAACCGAAACGGTCGGCGAGCAGTGAGCCACCGAGTGTTCCCACCACCGCACCGAGCTGCAGGACGAGGAGGAACCGCAACGACGATCCGAGCGGATATCCGGCTGTGCGCATGAGTTGCGGCAGCCAGGTATTCAACCCGTACACGATCAGTTGCGCGCAGAAGCAGATGATCACGAAGAGTGCGGCCGCCCCGATGTACCGCCGCGACAACAACAGTCGGTAGCCGCTCGGTCCCTGCTCGGCAGGCCGCGCGTCGTCGCTGCGGGAGAGCGTGTCGAAGTCCAGTCCGTAGCGGGAGGCCACCCGCCGGGCCTCGTCCGTGCGACCCCGCAGAATCAGGTGATTCACCGACTCCGGCAGCCAGAAGTACATCACCGGCAGGATCAGAATGTAGAGGGCCGCGAGGCCGTACAGCAGCCGCCAGGTGTGGCCGGGTAGCAGGGCGAGTGCCGCGAGGGCGGCGACGATGCCGCCGACCGAATAGCCGGTCAGGGTGAGGCCGTTGTAGAGCTGACGCCGCGCCGTCGGCGCGTATTCCACGGTCAGCGCCACCGCGGACGGCACGACACCGCCGATGCCGGTGACGAACCGGGCGACCCCGAGGAATTCGGGTGATTGCGCCAGCGCGCAGATCGCGGAGCCCGCCGAGAACCACACGATTCCCACCATCATGACCTTGCGGCGGCCGATCCGGTCGGTGATCGGTCCGGCCAGCAGGAAACCCACCATCAAACCAACCAGAGTCCAGCTGCCGATGAGGCCCGCCGTTCCGGCGGACATATGCCATCCGGGTTCGTCCAGCAAATTGGGGACGGTGGCGCCGTAGACGATCAGATCGTAACCATCGGCGACAATTGTCAAGAAACACAGCAGGACTACGAACAGTCCACTGCGAGTACGCGGAGCGGTGCGCCCCATGATTCCTCCTGAGGAGATGTGAAAGCCGCCGAGAGTGGGCGCTGCCGCTATTTCGCCGGTACGAAGGGCTGATTGATCGTGGTGAAGTACTGCACGGCGGCCAGAATCGCTACGGGTGCGGTCACGAGCAATTGCCCCGCCAGCGTGCCCAGGGCGCCCACCGCGACGATGCCGCCGAGGCATCCGACGGCGGCGGCCGGTATGAACGGGCCGAACATTCCGATGATGGTCGCCGCGGCGACGGTCGCGCCCGCGATCCCGCCCAGCACGCATCCGACCGCTCCACCTGCCACGCCCCCGACCAGCGTCCCGACGGTCGCGCCGGTCGTGAGCGTCTGGAACATGCGGTTCCACGCGGCCTGTTCCCGGTCGTAGGGAGTCTTCCACGGCGCACTGTCCTGATAGGGCAATGCGACCGGCCGGTAGACCGCGTGCCGCGAATCCAGTCGCGGCCGCAGGGTGGCGGTGTGGTCGTGGATATCGGCGGTGATCGGGAAGACGAAATCGTCTACCCGAAAGAACAATTCGGAACCTGCCAGTACGGTGCCGTCGGCCGCTTTGATTCGGAAGACGCCGTTCTCGACATCCATCGATCCGCTGTCCGTGGAGATTTCGGTGGCACGGTCCGACACCGCGACCGTGTAATTCACCGCGGGCGTCTGCGCGGCACCGGCGGATCCCGCGCAGACGGCCAGTGTCGCAATGGTGGTCGATGCAGTCGCCAGAATTTTGAACATGATGATTTCTCCTTGCGATTCGCGTTGAAATGCGGTGTCGGTGAAGGAATTTCGGACAGCTCGTCCCGAGCCGATCATTCGGCGGTGGTCGTGACGAAATTTCGGAATGGACAGATACACGCGATCGGCTCGATGAAATCGGCTGTCGCGGGCGGACTCGAAATGCCGAGTCCGGGCCATGTGTGCGTCGATTCGAAACGAATCGAAGGCCTACGTTCGGGAGGCAATCCGAAGATATCAGATATCGTATACTGTGCGTGGTTTTTCGAATGAAATGTCTCGGTCGATGGGCCGGAGCACCCGTGGCTCGGAGGTGATCGAGGTCACTCCGGAGGTGAGGGCGAGCGTATCGCCGACCGTGCTGGGGACCTAGTGAAAAGACGTGAGGTGACCATTCGACAGCCGCGAATCGCGATTACTCCCGTGTGGCAACACTTTTCGTGTTCAAGGGCGTCAGCGGGAGAGATTCAGGAGGTCGGTGATGTGCCGGGCGTGGTCGACGACCGCCTCGGTGATCGAGTCCAGTCGCGCATCGATGCGGGCGACGGGCCCGGCGACGGTCACCACGGCCACCGGTACTCCGTTGCGGAATACCGGCGCGTGCACGCCGCCGAGATCCGGTGTCGTGTGCCGATCGGCGAAACCCACGCCGTCGCGCGCCGTTCGCGCGAATTCGTCGCGCAGGCGCAGGCGGGTCCGCGGGTCGTCGACGTGGCGCGCGACGTAGTCGTCACGGAACGCGGGATCGCTGTAGGCGAGGAAGCAGCGTCCCGCCGACGACGGATACAGCGGGCGGCGTTCGCCCACGCGAGCCGAAAACCTTATGGGGCGGGTGGATTCGATGGCATCGGCGTAGACGATCTGCTCGCCGATGCGCATGCACAACAGGACCGTCTCGTCGAACTGCCGCTGCAACGATTCCAGATCGGGCCGCGCCGTGTGCTCGACCGACGACGAGCGCGCGCCGAGCAGTGTTTCGACCGCCGGTCCGAGGGTGTAGACACCGACATCGGTGAGGTAGCCGGTGGCGACGAGACCCTTCGCGATGTAATGCACCGACGAGCGCGGCGCCTCCAGCGCGGTCGCCAGTTCGGCGAGGGTCATCCCCTCGGGATTGCGGGCGACGAGTTCGAGGATCGTGACCACGCGAGACACCGTGCGGTGTTCCTGCGGCGCACTCGGCGCCGCCGTCCTCTGCCTGATCGCCATGCGGTCATCCCATCACATCACCCGGGCATCGGCGCCCGGTGCGTTCATATATACGAACATGCCATTCGTACATATGATGTAGGCTACGGGTCGATAGTGATTCACGCCATAGTCGCCGTGGCGGTGTGATCGAGATCAAGGGATCGGTGCCGATCCCGCCGATGAATCGCGAGGTCCAGATGGGAACGTTCAACAGGCTGCACCTGATTCGCCAAGTCGACCTGTTCACTCTTCGGCTGTTTCTCTCGGCCATCGAAGAGCGCCAGATCGGACTCGCGGCGATCCGGGAGAACATCGCGCCCTCCACTGCCACCAAACGAATTCAGGTCCTCGAGGACATCGCCGGGGTCGAACTGCTCGAGCGCGGGCCCAAGGGGGTGGTGCCGAGTCCGGCCGGTGCGGTGCTGGAACGCTACGCGCGGTCGATCTTCGGCAGCCTCGACGCGATGCGTTCGGAGATCGCGGCGATCACCGAAGGAGTGCAGGGGGAATTGTCGGTCGTGTCCGCGCGCACCATCGTCGTGCCGTTCCTGGCGCGCGAAATCGGTGACTTCGGCCGCGAGTACCCGCTGGTCGAGGTGGGGTTGTACGAGACCGAGAACGCCAACATCGCCCGGCAGGTCGCCCGTGGCGAAGCGGATGTGGGGGTATTCGCGTCGGCCTACGACATGGACCTCGACGGCATCGATGTCACGCCCTATCGGGAGGACCGTCTCGTCGCGGTGGTGCCGCCGGGACATGCGCTCAGTGGCGAATCCGCGGTCACCTTCGAGGATCTGGCATCGGAGCGGCTGATCGCACCGCGCGCGATGGTCGGCGCGTTCCGGGCCGCCGCCAAACGACTCGGTGACGAGTTCCGGTCACCGCATCGCGTGCGTAGCGGCGAGGTCGCCATCGGCCTGGTGCATGCCGGTCTGGGCGTGAGCGTCGTTCCCGAATGTCTGCTCGACCACGCGCTGCTGTCGCGGGTGGCGGTGCTGGAATTCGATGAGCCGTGGGCGGTTCGGCGCATCCACATCGCGACTCCGAGCGGGCGGACGCCGAGCCCGGCGGCTCAGGCGTTCATTCATCAGCTCTCGGTCCGGCCGACGGCCGGGGACGACGATGAGGTCGTCGAGGCGATCGAGGAGTCGTTCTGTCCGGCTCTGGCGCCCCATGACGCCCCTGTGGGCTGAGATGGCGGCCGCGGCACCGCGTCGATGCGGTGCCGCGGCGATGCGATATCAGGAACCGACTCGCTCCACCAGCGCCACTTTCACATGATCCGGGCGCTTCAACGTTCCGTCCGGCACCAGTTCGACGATGGTCTTCACATTCAGCGCCGAGCGGACCCGATCCTCGATGGCGGCCTTCAAGGCGGTCTGCCGGTCCGGGCTCATCCCGGCGGCGTGCTCCACGACGAGGGGGAGTGGCCGCTGCGTCGAGTGGCCCTCGAAGTCCGCGCGAATGCGCATCTCGCCGGTCGTCTCCGGCTGCATCTCGACCACGAGTTGCTTGATCGCGGACGGGAACAGATTGATACCGCGCACGATCAGCATGTCGTCCGTGCGCCCGACGCAGCGGACCTTGTAACCCGTTCGGCCACAAGCGCAGTCGGTGCCGGTGACGACCACGTGATCGCGGGTGCGGAAGCGCAGCAGCGGCGAGGCCCGGCGGCGCAGCGCGGTGTAGACCAGTTCGCCCTGGGCGCCTTCGACCGGATCGACGATATCGCCGCTGACCGGGTCGATGAGTTCGGCGACCATCAGATCGGGGGAGAGGAAGTGCATGCCCTCACCGGCCTCGCATTCGCCCCAGTAGGTGCACGCGATATCGGTGCCGCCCAGCATCTCTCGTGCGGTGGCGCCCCACAGCGATTCCAATCGCTGCCGCACCGCGGGCAGGCCGCCGCCGGGCTCACCGCCGACGCTGATGGCCCGGACGCCCAGATCGCGGGCCTTCTGTCCGACGATCTCGGGCGCCTGTTCGGCCAGATAGGTGAGGAAGTACGGAGTGCCGATCAGTGCGTCCGGACGCTGGTCGGCCTGGACCCGCAGCAATCGCTCGGCCCCGGCCTCGGCGCCGATCGGAATGTCCACGATGCCCATGTGCTGCAGGATCTGGACCACCGGCAGGCCGCCGACGAAGCCCTTGCTCATGCCGAAGGCGTGCAGCAGCCGGTCGCCCGGGCGGAAACCGTTGGCGTACAGCGCTCGTGCGCCCAGCTCGGACCAGGTCTCGATATCGCCGCGGGTCAGGCCCACATAGCTGGGGCTGCCGGTCGTCCCCGACGACGCCTGGATCTGCACGATCTCCTCGCGAGCAGCCGCGACGTGCGATCCCAGCGGCGGCGTCTGTGCCAGGCTGTCGCGCAACTCCTGCTTCTCGGTGAACGGCAGTCCGGCCAGATCGGCGACCGTGCGCACCTTCGCCGGGGCGACGCCGTGTTCGGCGAACTTCGCACGGTAGAAGTCGCTGCGTGCGGCGAGGTACTCCATCTGCTCGCGCAGGCGTTCGTTCTGAACGGCCGCCGCATCGGCGGGGGACGCACCTTCGATTTCGCTCCACCAGGACTCCGAGAACGGAGCTTTACTCATTCTTCCTCCAAAACTCTGCCCGAGGTTCAACGGGTGCCCGATCCTTTACGGACGAGCGCTGCCGGGAACGCGGGTACGCATGCTGTCCGGGTGAAAGGGATACGACAGCGTTCGATGTGCACCGACTGCCGGGCAGTAGGGCCCACGGCAAACCGGACTTCATGATATCCAGGATTCCGGCGATTCGAAAGATGAAAGCGGTTCGAATATTACGAATCGCGAATTCATATTTCGCCAATTGGAATATCTATGAGTACGGAATAACCTCGCTGTGATCGGGACCGCGGCACTGCCGGGTTCATGACGCACTGTCGATCATCCCGGGAGCAGACAATATGGTGTGGCAAGGTGAATACGACCGGTTGTTCATCGGCGGCCGGTGGGTGACGCCGTCGACCGACGAGGTCATCGAGGTGATCTCCCCGTACACCGAGAAACCGATCGCACGGGTACCGGCCGGTGCAAATGCCGATGTCGACGTCGCCGTGGCCGCCGCGCGGACGGCATTCGACCGCGGGCCGTGGCCGCGGATGCCGCTAGCCGATCGCATCGAGGTGATGGGCAGGCTGAGCGCGCAGATGCACGCCGCCGAAACCTCCATGGCCGAACTCGTGACCGCCGAAATGGGTTGCCCCATCACGCAATCGCACGGAATCCAGGCGGCGCGGCCGCGTTCGATCGTGGACGCGATGATCGAGCTGGCGCGGGATCATCCGTTCGACGAGATCCGCGAGGCGCCTTCCGGGCGCGCACGGGTCACCCGCGAGCCGGTCGGCGTACTGGCGGCGATCGTGCCGTGGAACGCACCGCATCTGGTGACGATGATGAAACTGGCCCCGGCGCTGCTGGCGGGATGCACCGTCGTGCTGAAACCCTCGCCCGAGACGCCCTTGGACGCCTATCTCCTCGCCGAACTCCTCTCCCGCGCCGGGCTGCCCGACGGCGTCGTGAATATCGTTCCCGCGCATCGTGAACCGAGCGAGTATCTGGTGACCCATCCCGGCGTCGACATGGTGTCGTTCACCGGGTCCACCGGCGCGGGCCGCCGGATCGGCTCGCTGTGTGGTGGCCTCGTCCGGCGGGTCGCGCTGGAACTGGGCGGCAAGTCGGCCGCTGTCGTTCTCGACGATGCCGATCTGGAATCCACTGTCTCGGCCCTGCGGACGGGAGCGTTCCGCAATACCGGGCAGGTGTGCAGTTCCAAGACCCGGGTGGTGGTATCCCGCAGGCGCGCAGCGGAATTCGCCGATGCGCTGCGCGATGCGACCGAGGGTATGCCGGTGGGAGATCCGTCCGATCCCCGTACCGAATTCGGCCCGTTGGTGTCGTCGCGGCAGCGTGAAGCGGTCGAGGGGTACATCCGGTCCGGGCGTGCCGAAGGCGCCACCGTCGTCCTGGGAGGTGGGCGGCCGCACGGGCTGGACACCGGCTGGTTCGTCGAGCCGACCATCTTCGCCGGGGTGCGCCCGGATATGCGTATCGCGCAGGAGGAGATCTTCGGGCCGGTGCTGTCGATTCTCGAATACGACACCGAGGACGAGGCGATCGAGATCGCCAACGACTCCTCGTACGGACTCAACGGCGCGATCTTCACCGCCGATCCGCAGCACGCGGTCGCGCTGGCCGAGCGGATCCGCACCGGAACCGTGGAGATCAACGGTAATCCGGTGGGGTTGGCCGCGCCCGTCGGCGGTGTCAAGGACAGCGGTGTGGGCCGGGAACTCGGGCCCGAGGGTTTCGACGAGTTCATCGAATTCAAATCGATCGGCCTGCCACGCGATCTCGCCCTCGGATGACACGAAAACGGTTGCACCAGTTACGGAGTGGACATGAGTGATTCGGCGGGCCCGCTGTCGGGCGTCAAAGTTGTCGAACTGGGCGGAGTCGGGCCGACCCCGTTCTGCTGTCAGCTGCTGTCGGATCTCGGCGCGGACATCATCCGCATCGATCGCCCGGTCGGCTACGACGGTGGCGCGCCGATCGAACCGCGCTTCGACCTGCTCAACCGGGGGCGGCGCAGTGCGGCCATCGATCTGAAGAAGCCGCAAGCCGTTGCGGCCGTGCTCGATCTGGTGCGCCGCGCCGATGTCCTGATCGAGGGTTTCCGGCCCGGTGTCGCCGAGAAATTGGGCCTGGGACCCGACGAGTGCGCGGCGGTCAATCCCGGACTGGTCTACGGCCGGATGACGGGCTGGGGACAGGAGGGACCGCTCGCGCAGGCGCCTGGGCACGACATCAATTACATTGCGCTGACCGGAGTTCTGCATTCGATCGGGCCCGCCGGTGGCCCGCCCGCGATTCCGCTCAATCTGGCCGGTGACTTCGGCGGTGGTTCGCTGTATCTGGCCTTCGGTATCGTCGCGGCCCTGCTGGAGCGGCACAGCTCGGGACGCGGACAGGTGATCGATGCGGCGATGGTCGACGGCTCGGCATCGCTGATGACGCTGTTCTACGGAATGCACGCCGCCGGATACTGGCGCGACGAGCGCGGCGTGAATCGCCTGGATTCCGGTGCGCCCTGGTACAACACCTACCGCACCCGTGACGACCGGTGGCTGGCCATCGGTTCCAACGAAGCGCGCTTCTGGCGCAACACACTTCGGGTCCTGGGGCTGGACGAGGCCGAGATGCCCGACCAGCACGACCGATCGCGGTGGCCGGAAATGCACGAGCGGCTGGCGGCGGTGGTCGCCACCCGCACCCGGGACGAATGGTGTGCCCTCGCCGAGCGCCAGGATGTGTGCCTCGCGCCGGTGCTGTCGCTGACCGAGGCGCCGCACCATGCGCATCTGCGTGCGAGAGAAACGTTCATCGAGGTCGACGGCGTGGTGCAGCCCGCGCCCGCACCCCGCTTCAGCCGCACACCGGGCGCGGTGCAGCGGCCACCGGCGCGTCCCGGTGAGCATACCGACGAGGTGCTCGGCGACTGGGGATTCACCCCGGAGCAACTGGCCGCATTACGTGCCGCGGAGGCCATTGCCTGACGGGTATTCGCCCGCCCGGAAATCCGTGCGGAGCGTGTTCGAATCCGTCGAATCGTGGATTCGTAACTTATCACTTGGATCGGCCCGACCGGCAGTTTAGCCTTGATTGAGAGAGCGAATCCGAAATCACGGGCCTCATACTTCCCTATCTGGAGTGAAAGCGAAATGAATTCGAACTTCCTGACCGACTCCCAGGCCGACTGGCTCGATGTCGTCAACAAATTCATGGACAACGAAATCACCGTCGAATATGTGCGCAAATGTGATTCGGGCCGGGAATATCCGTACGAGGCATACGAGAAGATCGCGAAGCAGGGCTGGCTCGGCATTCTGATTCCCGAGGAGGAGGGCGGCTCCGGCGGCGATATCTTCGACTACTCGCTGATGGCCGAGGGCCTGGGCAAGTACGGTTTCGACTTCGCCTGTTCGGTGCTGGTTCCGACGTTCACCGCGATGAACATCATCAAGTACGGCACCGCGGAGCAGAAGGCGCGCTACGTCAAGCCGTTCATCGACGGCCAGATCCGGTTCTCGGTGTCGATCTCCGAACCCGACGCCGGTTCGGATGCCTCCAACACCAAGACCCGCGCCCGTCGCGCCGACAACGGCGACTGGATCGTGTCCGGTCAGAAGCTGTGGTGCAGTGGCGCCGCCGCGAAGGACACCGTGATCGCGATGCTGGTGCGCACCGACGCCGACGACAAGCACGGCGGCCTGTCGGTGTTGTTGATTCCCAACGACACTCCCGGCCTGGACATCCGCAAGCTGCCGACCCTGTCGCGGCACGCCACCGGCACCACCGAGATCTTCCTCGACGAGGTCCGTGTCCCGGCCGACGCGCTGCTGGGCGAGGTCGGCCAGGGCTGGAAGATCATCACCGAGCACCTGGAGCTGGAGCGGTGCGCGGTCGCCGCGGCCTATGTCGGCAACGCCCAGGAAGCGGTCCGGGCGGCGAACAAGTACGCCCACGAGCGCGTCCAGTTCGGTAAGCCGATCTACGAGTTCCAGGTGCTCAAGCACACGCTGGCCGAGAACCAGACCCGCGTCGACGCGGCCCGGTTGCTCTGCTACCGCGCCGCCAAGATGAAGGCCGAGGGCCTGCCCGCCGCGAGCGAGACCTCGATGGCGAAGCTGTACGGCTCGGAGACCCTCAAGCAGAGTGCGCTGGACGGCATGCAGATCCTGGGCGGCTACGCCAACCTGCCCGAGGCCGACATGGAGCGCTACCTGCGCGAGAGCATCCAGTCCACCATCGGCGGCGGCACCTCGCAGATCCAGCGCACCATCATCGCCAAGTCGATGCGCCTGTCCGCGAAAGCGTAACCGCCTGCCCCGCAGTACTTCTGGAGGAATTCGATGGTAACCGTCAACAACCGCATCGATATGCCGCTCGACGAGATCGAGGTCGGCACCGTGTTCCGCTCGGGCGGGCGCACGATCACCGAAACCGATGTCGTGAATTTCTGTGCCTTCACCGGCAACTGGATCGAGATCCACTCCAATGTGCACTACGCCTCGCAGACGCGGTTCGGTGAGCGGATCGTGCAGGGGTCGCTGACCTATTCGGTGATGACCGGGCTGATCCAGTTCGGCCCCTCGATCCAGGCGAACTACGGTATCGACAATCTCCGGTATCTGAAGCCGGTGATCATCGGCGACACCGTCTACGCCACCGCCGAGGTGATCGGCAAGAAGAACAAGGACGACAAGTTCGGTGTCGTCACCTTCCTGATGAAGGCGCTCAACCAGGACGGCTACGTCGTGCAGAAGAGCGAGTGGAGTCTGCTGATGCTGCGCAAGCGCGAGGATCTCGACGCGCTGGTCGGCTCCTCCGTCCCCACCGAACGCCCGAAGGACTGATTCCTGTGCCCTCCACTCCCGTCGCCGCGATCGTCGGCATGGGCGACGCCTACGCCTCGCGGGACAACCGCAAGGACCCCATGCAGCTCGCCGTGGAAGCGACCTACGCGGCGCTGACCGACGCGGGTATCCGCAAGAACCAGGTCGACGCGGTCTTCACCGGCCGCTCGCCCTGGGCGGACAAGCGCTCGCAGTGGTCGAACATCTTCATCTCGCACATGCACATGCCGGTGACCATCGACAGCGAGATCACCATGCACGGCGCGGGTCTCACCTCGAGTATCGCGATCGCCTCGCAGATGATCGCGGCGGGGCAGGCCGAATACGTGCTGTGCCTGCAGAGCGATGCGACCGAGCTGTTCGTCGACGCCGTGGCGATGGGAGCGGAGGCCGATTCCGATCCGCAGGTGGAAGTGCCCTACGGCGCCACGATTCCGTCGCTGTACGCGCAGGCGGCGTGCCGGTATTTCCACGAATTCGGCATCACCGAAACCGATTTGGCGGATGTCGCGATCGCGAATCAGCGGTGGGGCGTGCACCATCCGCACGCCGCCAAGGCCCGCTACGGCGAGATCGACCGGGAGAAGGTGCTGTCCTCGCCGTACGTGGCCACGCCGCTGCGGCGGTGGATGTGCTCGACCTGGGGCGGTGGCACCGGCGGCGCGCTGATCGTCACCTCGCCCGACAATGTCGGTGACCGGCAGAACGCGGTCTATGTCCACGGCTACGGCTCGGCGAGTACGCACGAATATCTCACTGACCGAATGAATCTGCGGCACAGCCGTTTCCCCGGCCTCGGCGCGCTGCCGAATCTGACCCACACCGCGACCGCCGAGGCGGCGCGGCAGGCCTACGGAATGTCCGGGCTCGGCCCGTCCGATATCGACATGCTGCAGCTGTCGGTCAACTTCGCGCACATGGGCCCGATCGTGCTCGAGGATCTCGGTTTCGCGAAGAAGGGCCACGGCATCGACCTCTACCGCGAGGGCCGCACCGCCATCGACGGTGATCTGCCGACCGATACCAACGGCGGCTGGCTGTCGTTCGGTCAGCCCGGTATCTCCTGCAATATGGACAGCCTTGTCGAGGCCGTGCGCCAATTGCGCGGCACCGCACTGGGAGCGGCACCGGCGAATCGGCCCGAGACCGTACTCGTCCAAGGAGCGGGCGGCATGCTCGCGGCGGGCAGCGTCATGCTGCTGTCGTCGGCGGCCTGACCAGGGAAAAGGACTACGACATGAGTGACACACAACCCCTGAACGAGTGGCCGCAGCCCTACCGCCAGCTCGATTCCGAACCGTACTGGGCGGCACTGGCCGACGAGCGCCTCACCTACCAGCGCTGCGGCGCCTGCGACGAAGCGGTGTGGCCCGCGCATTCGCACTGCCCGCACTGCGACGCCGCCGAACTCACCTGGCAGCAGTCGCGGGGCGTCGGAAAGGTATACTCCTACAGCACGATCGGGCGCGGCCCGACGCCGGTGTGGGCGGCGATCGTGCCCTACACCGTCGGATTCGTCGAACTCGCCGAGGGCTATCACCTGTTCACCCAGATCGAGGGCG
Encoded here:
- a CDS encoding MFS transporter yields the protein MGRTAPRTRSGLFVVLLCFLTIVADGYDLIVYGATVPNLLDEPGWHMSAGTAGLIGSWTLVGLMVGFLLAGPITDRIGRRKVMMVGIVWFSAGSAICALAQSPEFLGVARFVTGIGGVVPSAVALTVEYAPTARRQLYNGLTLTGYSVGGIVAALAALALLPGHTWRLLYGLAALYILILPVMYFWLPESVNHLILRGRTDEARRVASRYGLDFDTLSRSDDARPAEQGPSGYRLLLSRRYIGAAALFVIICFCAQLIVYGLNTWLPQLMRTAGYPLGSSLRFLLVLQLGAVVGTLGGSLLADRFGSKRVIISAFLVGGVSLLALSRPLDVAVLMIAVAGAGLGTVGTSSLTYGYVAAHFPASCRGSAVGAAMGLARAGAILGPLIGGWIAESDLGFQWNFYAFAIPAFVAAAFASLVAGSNPAPGPEEIRGSTALPEPIN
- a CDS encoding IclR family transcriptional regulator; the encoded protein is MAIRQRTAAPSAPQEHRTVSRVVTILELVARNPEGMTLAELATALEAPRSSVHYIAKGLVATGYLTDVGVYTLGPAVETLLGARSSSVEHTARPDLESLQRQFDETVLLCMRIGEQIVYADAIESTRPIRFSARVGERRPLYPSSAGRCFLAYSDPAFRDDYVARHVDDPRTRLRLRDEFARTARDGVGFADRHTTPDLGGVHAPVFRNGVPVAVVTVAGPVARIDARLDSITEAVVDHARHITDLLNLSR
- a CDS encoding LysR family transcriptional regulator; translated protein: MIEIKGSVPIPPMNREVQMGTFNRLHLIRQVDLFTLRLFLSAIEERQIGLAAIRENIAPSTATKRIQVLEDIAGVELLERGPKGVVPSPAGAVLERYARSIFGSLDAMRSEIAAITEGVQGELSVVSARTIVVPFLAREIGDFGREYPLVEVGLYETENANIARQVARGEADVGVFASAYDMDLDGIDVTPYREDRLVAVVPPGHALSGESAVTFEDLASERLIAPRAMVGAFRAAAKRLGDEFRSPHRVRSGEVAIGLVHAGLGVSVVPECLLDHALLSRVAVLEFDEPWAVRRIHIATPSGRTPSPAAQAFIHQLSVRPTAGDDDEVVEAIEESFCPALAPHDAPVG
- a CDS encoding phenylacetate--CoA ligase family protein, with the protein product MSKAPFSESWWSEIEGASPADAAAVQNERLREQMEYLAARSDFYRAKFAEHGVAPAKVRTVADLAGLPFTEKQELRDSLAQTPPLGSHVAAAREEIVQIQASSGTTGSPSYVGLTRGDIETWSELGARALYANGFRPGDRLLHAFGMSKGFVGGLPVVQILQHMGIVDIPIGAEAGAERLLRVQADQRPDALIGTPYFLTYLAEQAPEIVGQKARDLGVRAISVGGEPGGGLPAVRQRLESLWGATAREMLGGTDIACTYWGECEAGEGMHFLSPDLMVAELIDPVSGDIVDPVEGAQGELVYTALRRRASPLLRFRTRDHVVVTGTDCACGRTGYKVRCVGRTDDMLIVRGINLFPSAIKQLVVEMQPETTGEMRIRADFEGHSTQRPLPLVVEHAAGMSPDRQTALKAAIEDRVRSALNVKTIVELVPDGTLKRPDHVKVALVERVGS
- a CDS encoding aldehyde dehydrogenase, giving the protein MVWQGEYDRLFIGGRWVTPSTDEVIEVISPYTEKPIARVPAGANADVDVAVAAARTAFDRGPWPRMPLADRIEVMGRLSAQMHAAETSMAELVTAEMGCPITQSHGIQAARPRSIVDAMIELARDHPFDEIREAPSGRARVTREPVGVLAAIVPWNAPHLVTMMKLAPALLAGCTVVLKPSPETPLDAYLLAELLSRAGLPDGVVNIVPAHREPSEYLVTHPGVDMVSFTGSTGAGRRIGSLCGGLVRRVALELGGKSAAVVLDDADLESTVSALRTGAFRNTGQVCSSKTRVVVSRRRAAEFADALRDATEGMPVGDPSDPRTEFGPLVSSRQREAVEGYIRSGRAEGATVVLGGGRPHGLDTGWFVEPTIFAGVRPDMRIAQEEIFGPVLSILEYDTEDEAIEIANDSSYGLNGAIFTADPQHAVALAERIRTGTVEINGNPVGLAAPVGGVKDSGVGRELGPEGFDEFIEFKSIGLPRDLALG
- a CDS encoding CaiB/BaiF CoA transferase family protein — protein: MSDSAGPLSGVKVVELGGVGPTPFCCQLLSDLGADIIRIDRPVGYDGGAPIEPRFDLLNRGRRSAAIDLKKPQAVAAVLDLVRRADVLIEGFRPGVAEKLGLGPDECAAVNPGLVYGRMTGWGQEGPLAQAPGHDINYIALTGVLHSIGPAGGPPAIPLNLAGDFGGGSLYLAFGIVAALLERHSSGRGQVIDAAMVDGSASLMTLFYGMHAAGYWRDERGVNRLDSGAPWYNTYRTRDDRWLAIGSNEARFWRNTLRVLGLDEAEMPDQHDRSRWPEMHERLAAVVATRTRDEWCALAERQDVCLAPVLSLTEAPHHAHLRARETFIEVDGVVQPAPAPRFSRTPGAVQRPPARPGEHTDEVLGDWGFTPEQLAALRAAEAIA
- a CDS encoding acyl-CoA dehydrogenase family protein, with the protein product MNSNFLTDSQADWLDVVNKFMDNEITVEYVRKCDSGREYPYEAYEKIAKQGWLGILIPEEEGGSGGDIFDYSLMAEGLGKYGFDFACSVLVPTFTAMNIIKYGTAEQKARYVKPFIDGQIRFSVSISEPDAGSDASNTKTRARRADNGDWIVSGQKLWCSGAAAKDTVIAMLVRTDADDKHGGLSVLLIPNDTPGLDIRKLPTLSRHATGTTEIFLDEVRVPADALLGEVGQGWKIITEHLELERCAVAAAYVGNAQEAVRAANKYAHERVQFGKPIYEFQVLKHTLAENQTRVDAARLLCYRAAKMKAEGLPAASETSMAKLYGSETLKQSALDGMQILGGYANLPEADMERYLRESIQSTIGGGTSQIQRTIIAKSMRLSAKA
- a CDS encoding MaoC/PaaZ C-terminal domain-containing protein, with translation MVTVNNRIDMPLDEIEVGTVFRSGGRTITETDVVNFCAFTGNWIEIHSNVHYASQTRFGERIVQGSLTYSVMTGLIQFGPSIQANYGIDNLRYLKPVIIGDTVYATAEVIGKKNKDDKFGVVTFLMKALNQDGYVVQKSEWSLLMLRKREDLDALVGSSVPTERPKD